A region from the Aegilops tauschii subsp. strangulata cultivar AL8/78 chromosome 5, Aet v6.0, whole genome shotgun sequence genome encodes:
- the LOC109755450 gene encoding homeobox-leucine zipper protein HOX16 — protein sequence MESGRLIFGSAAPCRAAGAGGGQMMLFGGSGSFLGGSPVVVGVEDGRRKRPFLTTVDEELQLDEEMYGYYGLDEHAPERKRRLTAEQVRALERSFEEEKRKLEPERKSELARRLGIAPRQVAVWFQNRRARWKAKQLEQDFDALRAAHDELLAGRDALLADNHRLRSQVTSLTEKLQAKESSKPEEPTAVSGTADAGVPAVELKDGYAACDGAAGLLAGFAGGANDSPESNSYLADARSPPSSSDDDCAGAVRGELNSCAFFLPEYAMLDVAAAERGSVQQGEEEEEEAQRKYWAWFWS from the exons ATGGAATCCGGCCGCCTCATTTTCGGCTCGGCCGCGCCGTGCCGCGctgccggcgccggaggaggccAGATGATGCTCTTTGGCGGCAGCGGGAGCTTCCTTGGAG GCTCGCCGGTGGTGGTCGGCGTGGAGGACGGGCGGCGTAAGAGGCCGTTCTTGACAACGGTGGACGAGGAGCTCCAGCTGGACGAGGAGATGTACGGGTACTACGGCCTCGACGAGCACGCGCCCGAGAGGAAGCGCCGGCTGACGGCGGAGCAGGTGCGGGCGCTGGAGCGGAGCTTCGAGGAGGAGAAGCGGAAGCTGGAGCCGGAGCGGAAGAGCGAGCTGGCGCGGCGGCTGGGAATCGCGCCGCGGCAGGTGGCCGTGTGGTTCCAGAACCGCCGCGCGCGCTGGAAGGCGAAGCAGCTCGAGCAGGACTTCGACGCCCTCAGGGCCGCCCACGACGAGCTGCTCGCCGGACGAGACGCCCTCCTCGCCGACAACCACCGACTACGATCGCAG GTGACATCACTGACCGAGAAACTGCAAGCCAAGGAGTCGTCGAAGCCAGAGGAGCCAACCGCCGTGTCAGGCACGGCAGATGCCGGTGTCCCAGCCGTTGAGCTGAAAGACGGCTATGCCGCCTGCGATGGCGCGGCGGGGCTGCTGGCCGGTTTTGCCGGGGGAGCCAACGACAGCCCGGAGTCCAACTCCTACTTGGCCGACGCGCGCTCGCCTCCGTCGTCCTCGGACGACGACTGCGCCGGAGCGGTGCGCGGCGAGCTGAACAGCTGCGCCTTCTTCCTCCCCGAGTACGCCATGCTCGACGTCGCGGCCGCGGAGCGCGGGAGCGTCCAAcaaggggaggaggaagaggaggaggcgcAGCGCAAGTACTGGGCGTGGTTCTGGAGCTGA